The window CGTCGTCGTGACCGGTCTCACGGGCCCAGCGACGGTTGCCGTCGCACAGAACGGCAATATGCCGGGGAAGCTCCGACCGCTTGACGGACAGACCCTGACGCAGACGCATCTCGTACAGCCGGTACATCGGCTCTTTGAGACGCCGCGGAATGAGGTCCACGATGGTCCAGACTACTGTGACGCGGAGGAGCCCCAATGCCACTCAGCGGAGGTGAAATGCCGACTTCTCTCGAACCGTGGTACAGCGCAGACCGTTCGCAGGGTCCCGAGGATCTCCCCGAGGCCGTCGCCGAGGGCGTCGCCCAGTTCTTCGGAAAGCCACGTCTCCGTGGGTGGATCCACGTCTATTCGGCCGTCATCGCGGTGATCTGCGGCTCGGCTCTGGTCGCGGTGTCATGGTCGGCGCAGTCGACCCGCTCGGGCATCGCCACGCTGATCTACACACTGACGATCGTCGCGATGTTCGCCGTCAGCGGCACCTACCACCGGGTGAACTGGACGTCGGCCACCGCGCGCAAGTGGATGAAGCGCGCCGACCACTCGATGATCTTCCTGTTCATCGCGGGCAGCTACACCCCGTTCGCACTGCTGGCGCTGCCGGAGAACGACGGCATGGTGCTGCTGTGGATCGTGTGGGGCGGGGCGCTGGCCGGGGTCGCACTGAAAATGCTGTGGCCGTCGTCGCCGCGCTGGCTCGGGGTGCCGCTCTACATCCTGCTGGGCTGGGTGGCGGTGTGGTTCATCGGGCCGATCATGCACGGCGCGGGCGTCGCGGCAGTGGTGCTGCTGATCGTCGGCGGCGCGCTGTACAGCATCGGCGGTGTGCTCTACGCGCTGAAGTGGCCCAACCCGTGGCCCACGACCTTCGGCCATCACGAGTTCTTCCACGCGTGCACTGCCGTCGCGGCGATCTGCCACTACATCGCGATGTGGTTCGCCGTTTTCTGACCCTCTTCTTTCTCGCGAGCGTGCGTGTCCGCGGCCGACGCGCCGGGAAAAACACCTACTTTGCGCACGCTCGTCGGGCACTTTGCGCACGCTCGCGACGCGCGGAGCCGGCGTGGGTGTGCGGACACGGTGTGCCGACCTCTGGCGCGGGCGCGTACCGCGCTGCACCCGCGCGCCCGCGTGCCCGCGTCGCGCCCGCGCCCGCGTCGCACCCGCGCGCCGCGAGCGTGCGGAAAGTCCGTGATGCGTGCGGCGTGTCCGCCGCGGACACGCACGCTCGCGGCGAAGGGGTCAGGAGAGCTGGGTGATGTCCTGCGGACCCCAGTAGGCCTTCATCGACGTGATCTGGCCGTCGGCGTTGAAGGTCATCACCTCGATGGGCTCGATGCGCATCGCGCCGCCCACGGTGATCGCGAAGAGGAACGCGGCCTCGGTGCCACCGGCGCGGAAGCTCAGCAGCTCGGTCTTCACCTCGGCGCCCGAGATGTTGTTGTAGAAGCCGGCAATGGCCTGGCGGCCGATGTGCACCTCGCCGCCGCCGACCGGATCTTCCAGCGTGGCGTCCTCGGCGTAGAGCGCGGCCACCTCTTCGGCGTTGCCGCTGACGACGGTGTCGAGATAACGCTGGACGAAACCTTGCAGGACGTCGGGCTCGAAGCTCATGAGCGGCCACGCTACACGGAACACCCCAGTGCGGCAGCGAGTTCCCCCGCCGTGGTCACCGGCAGGTCGCACGCGCGACCGCGGCACACATAGGCGGCGTCGGCACCCCGCACACGGGGCCGGTCCCGGAGCAGCGCAGAGGAATCCGTCACCCCGCCGATCACCACCGCGCCACCCGGCGCCAGAGCGCGGGCCGCGGCGAGCAGCGCGGAGTCGGGCCCCTCGCACGCCACCGCGATCTGGATCGGGCCGCGCACCGCTGCCTCCGCGACAGCGAGCCAGTGCCCGGCCGACCGCGGCGCGCGCTCCAGCAGCACCGCCGCACTCGACAGCGCGGCGTCGGCCGCCGCGGCGTAACGATCCGCCCCGTCATCGGCCAGATGTGCTGCCACTTGCAGAGCTTCGGCGACCAGGGAGGCCCCCGACGGCGTGGCACCGTCCATCGGATCCGACGGGCGCACCACCAGCCGCTCGGCGTCGTCGGCGACGTCGTACCAGCGGCCCGGCTCGTCCGGATCGGCGAAATGGTCCAGGGCGAGGTCCAGCAACCGCGTGGCCGCGTCCAGCCACCGGCGCTCCCCCGTCCCCTGGTGCAGCGTCAGCAAAGCGGTCGCCAGTGCCGTATGGTCTTCGAGGATCGCGGCGCCGTCACCGACCACCCCGCCGAGACTGGAGCGCCGAAGCCGTCCGTCGACGATATGCAGATCGAGCAGCGCCTGTGCGCAATCGACTGCCGCACTGAAGTATTCGGGTCGGCCCAGGGCAAACGCGGCTTCGGCGAGCGCGGTGATCGCCAGACCATTCCAGGCCGCGATCACCTTGTCGTCACGCGCGGGCTGCGGCCTGGCGCGCCGCTCGGCGCGCAACGCGATCCGGACACGTTCGAAGCGTTCGGGGTCGTCGGGGTCGCGCAGCAGTTGCAGCACCGACTGCCCGTCCTCGAACGTCCCGTCGGAGGTGACTTCGAAAACCGCTGCCGCCCAGCGTCCGTCGTCCTCACCGAGAACCCGGCGGAGCTGGTCGGGTGTCCACACGTAGGTCAGCCCCTCGACGCCCTCGGTGTCGGCGTCCAGCGACGAGACGAACAGCGCGTCGCGGCGCAGGTCGTCGAGCAGGAACCGCGCCGTCTCGTCGGCGATGCGGCGGGCCGACGGGTCTGCGGTGCGCCGTGCCCAGTGCGCGTAGACGCGCAACAACTGCGCGTTGTCGTACAGCATCTTCTCGAAATGCGGTACCACCCAGGAAGAGTCGACGCTGTAGCGGGCGAAGCCACCGGCCAGCTGATCGTAGATGCCGCCGCGCGCCATCGCCGTGCACGTACGTTCCACCGTCGCGAGCGCTTCCGGCGATGCGGTGCGTTCGTGGTGGCGCAGCAACGCCTCCAGAAGAGCGGACGGCGGGAACTTCGGCGCACCCGACGGGGAGTTCGAGAAGCCGCCGCGCGCGACGTCCTCGTCGCGCAACACCGCCGCCACCGCGTCGTCGCACACCGCGGAGTCCACGGTCCGGCTCCCGCGCGGCAAACCCGTTGCCATCGAACGCAATTCGGTGGCGATATGGTCGGAGGTCTGTTCCACCTCGTCGCGGCGCGTCCGCCACGTCTCGCTGACCGCGGCCAGCAGTTGCAGGAAACTCACCTTCGGGTAGTAGGTGCCGCAGAAGAACGGCCGCCCGTCCGGGGTCAGGAAGCAGGTCATCGGCCAACCGCCCTGCCCGGTGAGCGCGACGGTGGCACTCATGTAGACCGCGTCCAGGTCGGGGCGCTCCTCACGGTCGACCTTGATGCAGACGAAGTCCCGGTTCGCGGCGGCGGCCACCTCGTCGTCGGAGAACGACTCGTGGGCCATCACATGGCACCAGTGGCAGGCCGCGTAGCCGATCGACAGAAGGATCGGCACGTCGCGGGCCGCGGCTTCGGCGAGCGCGTCGGCGCCCCACTGCCGCCAGTGCACCGGGTTGTCGGCGTGCTGCCTCAGATACGGACTGGTCGCGTCCGCGAGCAGGTTGCCCGGACCGTCAGCC is drawn from Mycolicibacterium gilvum and contains these coding sequences:
- the trhA gene encoding PAQR family membrane homeostasis protein TrhA, whose amino-acid sequence is MPTSLEPWYSADRSQGPEDLPEAVAEGVAQFFGKPRLRGWIHVYSAVIAVICGSALVAVSWSAQSTRSGIATLIYTLTIVAMFAVSGTYHRVNWTSATARKWMKRADHSMIFLFIAGSYTPFALLALPENDGMVLLWIVWGGALAGVALKMLWPSSPRWLGVPLYILLGWVAVWFIGPIMHGAGVAAVVLLIVGGALYSIGGVLYALKWPNPWPTTFGHHEFFHACTAVAAICHYIAMWFAVF
- a CDS encoding nuclear transport factor 2 family protein, whose product is MSFEPDVLQGFVQRYLDTVVSGNAEEVAALYAEDATLEDPVGGGEVHIGRQAIAGFYNNISGAEVKTELLSFRAGGTEAAFLFAITVGGAMRIEPIEVMTFNADGQITSMKAYWGPQDITQLS
- a CDS encoding thioredoxin domain-containing protein, translating into MSSPADGPGNLLADATSPYLRQHADNPVHWRQWGADALAEAAARDVPILLSIGYAACHWCHVMAHESFSDDEVAAAANRDFVCIKVDREERPDLDAVYMSATVALTGQGGWPMTCFLTPDGRPFFCGTYYPKVSFLQLLAAVSETWRTRRDEVEQTSDHIATELRSMATGLPRGSRTVDSAVCDDAVAAVLRDEDVARGGFSNSPSGAPKFPPSALLEALLRHHERTASPEALATVERTCTAMARGGIYDQLAGGFARYSVDSSWVVPHFEKMLYDNAQLLRVYAHWARRTADPSARRIADETARFLLDDLRRDALFVSSLDADTEGVEGLTYVWTPDQLRRVLGEDDGRWAAAVFEVTSDGTFEDGQSVLQLLRDPDDPERFERVRIALRAERRARPQPARDDKVIAAWNGLAITALAEAAFALGRPEYFSAAVDCAQALLDLHIVDGRLRRSSLGGVVGDGAAILEDHTALATALLTLHQGTGERRWLDAATRLLDLALDHFADPDEPGRWYDVADDAERLVVRPSDPMDGATPSGASLVAEALQVAAHLADDGADRYAAAADAALSSAAVLLERAPRSAGHWLAVAEAAVRGPIQIAVACEGPDSALLAAARALAPGGAVVIGGVTDSSALLRDRPRVRGADAAYVCRGRACDLPVTTAGELAAALGCSV